The following proteins are encoded in a genomic region of Corticium candelabrum chromosome 19, ooCorCand1.1, whole genome shotgun sequence:
- the LOC134195167 gene encoding uncharacterized protein LOC134195167: MKHWAKEKVEWSHLSRKPKSYLLSLLVVRAAEKVSRTFSARENTINRKIGIIGALARLVQQDRLNIAWSKYYDLSYQYLPIWNAKRIIRDPANPANNVADSGLTDWSQFIPEVVGLARSLGQNV, translated from the exons ATGAAGCACTGGGCAAAGGAAAAAGTCGAGTGGAGCCATCTAAGTCGAAAACCAAAATCTTATCTTTTGTCTTTGCTGGTGGTCAGAGCAGCTGAGAAGGTTAGCAGGACGTTTTCAGCAAGAGAAAATA CCATCAATCGAAAGATTGGTATTATTGGAGCCCTCGCCAGACTCGTCCAACAAGATCGATTGAA TATTGCTTGGTCAAAGTACTATGACCTATCATATCAATATCTACCAATCTGGAATGCTAAAAGAATTATTCGAGATCCTGCCAATCCTGCCAACAATGTCGCTGATTCTGGGCTGACCGACTGGAGTCAGTTCATTCCAGAAGTTGTTGGGCTAGCTCGGTCTTTAGGACAAAACGTTTAA